The DNA window CATGGCCAGGTAGTACTGGCCCTCAATCTTCCCGAAGTCGAAGACCTGCACGATGTTGGGATGCGTCAGCAGCGCGGCGACCTTCGCCTCGTCCGCGAACATCCGACTGAAGGCCTCCAGGCTCGCGTACTCCGGCAGCACCCGCTTGATGACGCACGGCTTGGAGAAGCCATCCGGCCCGTCGATGGAGGCCAGGAACAGATGCGCCATCCCGCCCGCCGCGAGCCTTTGAAGAATTCTGTATTTCCCGAAATAGCCTTCTTCAACGGGGGCCGGCACCGGCGCGTCGAGCCTGTCCAACTGTCGCCTCAGGAATTAGCGGTAAGGCGGGAAAGATATAGTTGGTTTGACTACCCCACAAGTTCGTGACTCCTGGGGTGTCAAGCAAATTGGACTATCAGACTCAAGGAATCAGGTGGGTCAGTCGCGCCGGGGTTTGCGGCGGGACTTGCGGCGGCGGGGGGAGGGCGGGGGCTGGGTGACTTCGGTGAAACGGGCGCCTCGGATGCCCGCGTGTTCGAGGGCTTCCTTGATGCCCTCGGAGACGATGAGGCTGACGGGCCAGCCCCACGTGCGCAGCACGCGAGCGCCCTCGGTCTTCTCCGGGTCGATGCGCAGGCCGCGCACGGTGCGGTAGTGGCCCACGCGCTCGGGCGGGGCGTCCTCGCCCGTGTAGTGGGAAACCTCGTCACAGGCGCGCTCGTCGATGCAGCGCACCAGGCGGGTGGCGACGACGATGAAGTAGCGCTCGCGCTCGCCTTCGACTTCCACGGGGAGCAGTTGCACGTCGTCCGGGGCCAGCTCGCGGAAGACGGAGGCGACGGGGGCGCTGACGACGGGGGTGAGGCCCGCGCCGGCCAGGGAGAAGTCGAGCGGGGGGCCTGGGGGCTCGGTGGTGAGCTTCAGGCGTCCCCGGTGCCGCACGGGGGCGCCGGAGGTGA is part of the Myxococcus landrumus genome and encodes:
- a CDS encoding imm11 family protein; its protein translation is MFRRLTQALRRLTRRIPGAGTQEATSRSGEVAPGESPDRSHRPPAARRASRRETRAARYFDLHDDFRLPARRELSDPVSVDGRKMDSVWLFTSGAPVRHRGRLKLTTEPPGPPLDFSLAGAGLTPVVSAPVASVFRELAPDDVQLLPVEVEGERERYFIVVATRLVRCIDERACDEVSHYTGEDAPPERVGHYRTVRGLRIDPEKTEGARVLRTWGWPVSLIVSEGIKEALEHAGIRGARFTEVTQPPPSPRRRKSRRKPRRD